Proteins from one Brevibacillus humidisoli genomic window:
- a CDS encoding Ppx/GppA phosphatase family protein, with the protein MESYIGMIDLGSNTARLVVYHQDNQGLLYEIDNMKRTLRLSNYLHDGYLAKEGIDQTLSVMRQFRSLLEARQVKHVVGVATAAVRQARNGLTLLKEIEHETGISIRLLSGEQEARYGFLAVASSMNLEEGITIDIGGGSTEITYFTDRRLQECISLPFGVVTLSKQFLQHDPPTSEELEQLRAYVAEQLAACPWIWSKRCPVVAIGGTARNLAKIHQRQIHYSMASLHHYTMSAAQVDEMLELTGSLPLEQRKQLPGLSKDRADVIIPGIIVFEQLLKSAAGTRLLISNKGLRDGLLHEKAGHNEHVPAARTVRQTSIEQFMTRYQMNRLHAFHVRHLASSLFDHLNQLNLIDLGSEEKDWLEAAALLHDIGRSINVYESSQHTFYLLSHVLLPGFSHRERLLIAMISSYKNSKQLQAQLSRHSDIVDKSDKKMIELLGYIILLARALDRSMTQQIQNVLLRMNGENLVLECVGTKKELIEYSLLQEVLVKMSKLLKRPVTYLAIQNPAKD; encoded by the coding sequence ATGGAGAGCTACATCGGAATGATTGACCTGGGTTCCAATACGGCCAGGCTGGTGGTATATCATCAGGATAACCAAGGGTTGTTGTATGAGATCGACAATATGAAGCGTACTCTGCGTCTGAGCAATTACCTGCACGATGGGTACCTGGCCAAAGAAGGGATCGATCAAACCCTGTCTGTGATGCGTCAGTTTCGATCACTGCTGGAAGCCCGGCAGGTGAAGCATGTTGTGGGAGTAGCCACAGCCGCCGTCAGACAGGCCCGCAATGGATTAACACTTTTGAAAGAGATTGAACACGAGACCGGTATCAGCATCCGTCTGTTAAGCGGGGAACAAGAAGCCCGCTACGGTTTCCTCGCGGTTGCAAGCAGTATGAACCTGGAGGAAGGGATTACCATCGACATCGGAGGCGGCAGTACCGAGATCACCTATTTTACTGACCGGCGGCTGCAAGAATGTATCAGTTTGCCGTTTGGGGTGGTCACGCTAAGCAAGCAGTTCCTGCAGCACGATCCTCCTACATCAGAAGAGCTGGAGCAGTTGAGGGCATATGTGGCCGAGCAGTTGGCTGCCTGTCCATGGATATGGAGTAAACGCTGCCCGGTCGTCGCCATCGGTGGAACCGCTAGGAATCTGGCCAAGATTCATCAGCGTCAGATCCATTACTCGATGGCCAGCTTGCATCATTACACAATGTCCGCCGCGCAAGTTGACGAGATGTTGGAGTTGACCGGCAGCCTGCCGCTGGAGCAGCGGAAACAGCTCCCCGGATTGTCAAAGGATCGGGCCGATGTGATCATCCCAGGCATCATTGTTTTTGAGCAGCTGTTGAAGAGTGCTGCTGGTACGCGGTTGTTGATCAGCAACAAGGGACTGCGCGACGGATTGTTGCATGAAAAAGCGGGGCACAATGAACATGTTCCGGCAGCACGGACCGTCCGACAGACCAGTATCGAGCAGTTTATGACGCGCTACCAGATGAACCGATTGCATGCTTTTCACGTTCGTCATCTGGCATCCAGCCTGTTTGACCATCTGAACCAACTAAATCTGATTGATCTGGGGTCAGAAGAGAAAGACTGGCTGGAGGCGGCTGCCCTTCTGCACGATATCGGTCGATCGATCAATGTATACGAGTCTTCGCAACATACGTTTTATTTGCTGTCACACGTACTCTTGCCAGGATTCAGCCACCGGGAGCGCCTGCTGATCGCGATGATTTCGTCCTACAAGAACAGCAAACAACTGCAAGCCCAGCTTAGCCGCCATTCGGACATTGTGGACAAGTCCGACAAAAAGATGATCGAGCTGCTAGGATATATTATCCTGCTGGCCCGTGCATTGGATCGATCGATGACACAACAGATTCAAAACGTTCTCCTGCGCATGAACGGGGAAAACCTGGTACTGGAATGTGTGGGAACGAAAAAGGAGCTTATTGAGTATTCGCTGCTGCAAGAAGTGCTGGTCAAAATGTCAAAACTACTGAAGCGTCCTGTTACCTATTTGGCGATACAGAATCCTGCCAAAGATTAA
- a CDS encoding DinB family protein: MNRMELLLHQLEITYDKEDWYPPLVPALAGVTAEQASWRPPGAAVNTIGETVNHLLFYKERVLQRLRGSEPTSTAANNDETFSAGAAADAEQSWQETLNRLQDVHQQIRETLAGMDDNSFDQPIPQTPMGILMTSILLHDAYHTGQIIQLRKLQGSWPTSRTFA, encoded by the coding sequence ATGAATCGGATGGAATTGCTGCTGCATCAACTGGAGATTACATACGACAAGGAGGACTGGTACCCGCCGTTGGTTCCTGCTCTGGCAGGCGTGACAGCGGAACAGGCCAGTTGGCGACCACCCGGAGCAGCCGTCAACACGATCGGGGAGACGGTGAATCATCTGCTATTTTATAAAGAACGTGTGCTCCAGCGACTAAGAGGAAGCGAACCGACATCCACGGCAGCAAACAACGATGAGACGTTTTCCGCTGGGGCAGCAGCCGACGCCGAACAGAGCTGGCAGGAGACGCTTAACCGCTTGCAAGACGTGCATCAACAGATTCGCGAGACTTTGGCGGGAATGGATGATAACAGTTTTGACCAACCTATACCGCAAACACCAATGGGAATCTTGATGACCAGTATTTTATTGCATGATGCGTATCACACTGGTCAAATCATTCAGCTTCGCAAGCTGCAAGGCTCATGGCCGACCAGTCGAACCTTTGCGTAA
- a CDS encoding CGNR zinc finger domain-containing protein, with translation MEWLCLDFLNSEWRDWRGSGRQEDRLDQLGWLTQFLGKWGLEAPLPPDPEMRSRLGELRQRMLGMVEAIVEGGPVEDADLEAINLLLEQVPTYSRLIRSGEAYSQEQVALARGWPLVMGRIAASFADMLAGEDLRRLKICANEDCRWVFFDQSRNRTARWCDDRMCGNLMKVRRFRERQKAKGTKDG, from the coding sequence GTGGAGTGGTTATGTCTCGATTTTCTCAATAGTGAGTGGCGCGACTGGCGGGGCTCGGGCCGCCAGGAAGATCGGCTGGACCAGCTTGGCTGGCTTACACAGTTTCTGGGGAAGTGGGGATTGGAAGCACCACTGCCGCCAGATCCCGAGATGCGGAGCCGTCTGGGTGAACTGCGGCAGAGGATGCTCGGCATGGTGGAAGCGATCGTCGAGGGGGGGCCTGTTGAGGATGCGGATCTGGAGGCAATCAATCTGCTGCTGGAGCAGGTGCCGACCTACTCTCGGCTGATCCGCAGCGGTGAAGCGTATTCCCAAGAACAGGTTGCGTTAGCCCGGGGGTGGCCTCTTGTGATGGGGCGGATCGCTGCTTCCTTTGCCGATATGCTGGCGGGAGAAGATCTTCGCCGATTGAAGATCTGTGCAAACGAGGACTGCCGTTGGGTGTTTTTTGATCAGAGCCGGAATCGCACAGCTAGATGGTGTGATGACCGGATGTGCGGCAACTTGATGAAAGTACGCCGGTTTCGGGAGCGGCAGAAGGCGAAGGGGACGAAGGATGGTTAA
- a CDS encoding VOC family protein codes for MISKVGQIMLYVSNQDEAVTFWTEKVGFSVISDENNGQGMRWIEIAPRQGAETSIVLHNKELVAKMQPELHLGTPSLLFFTEHLDELHSDLSNKNVKVGEIVQMPSGRVFNFADHEENYFAVIEKK; via the coding sequence ATGATCAGCAAAGTCGGTCAAATCATGTTATATGTAAGTAACCAAGATGAGGCTGTAACATTTTGGACAGAAAAAGTAGGATTTTCTGTCATTTCTGATGAAAACAACGGTCAAGGAATGAGATGGATTGAAATCGCTCCTAGACAGGGCGCAGAGACAAGCATCGTTCTGCACAATAAGGAATTGGTTGCTAAGATGCAACCTGAGTTACATCTTGGTACGCCTTCTTTACTGTTTTTTACGGAGCATCTCGACGAACTACATAGCGACTTATCCAATAAAAATGTCAAAGTCGGAGAAATTGTACAAATGCCTTCCGGCAGGGTATTTAACTTTGCAGATCATGAAGAAAATTACTTTGCTGTAATAGAAAAAAAATAA
- a CDS encoding HAD family hydrolase — translation MKKWISFDLDGTLMQNPFGKAVFPEVAAIAAKHLGRPYDTTAALVAEHERRFAARQWVAAYDWDDIVRQLFRRLGLSVEIDIAALVTAYAVHPYSYLLEETVIHVLEQLRERGYSLAAVTNGFRKYQFPVMEALGLAEQFERIITPEMVGCAKPETEILRPLQLEGEIVAHIGDRLDHDVQLANRVDTLSVWIYRRLPKEAVSLAPQTRASHPTVIAACEQKWAAENRRNEFTALSPEWTPKIVIHSLQELLLCL, via the coding sequence ATGAAAAAGTGGATCAGCTTTGACCTGGACGGTACCCTGATGCAGAATCCGTTTGGCAAAGCGGTATTTCCGGAAGTAGCAGCCATCGCTGCCAAGCACCTCGGTCGACCGTATGACACCACAGCGGCGCTGGTAGCGGAGCATGAGCGGCGGTTCGCCGCCCGTCAATGGGTGGCCGCTTACGACTGGGATGACATCGTCCGACAATTGTTCAGGCGTCTCGGTCTGTCCGTAGAGATTGACATCGCGGCACTGGTTACAGCATATGCTGTGCATCCGTATAGCTATCTGCTGGAAGAAACAGTGATTCATGTGTTGGAACAGCTTCGGGAGCGCGGCTACTCGCTGGCAGCGGTAACCAACGGATTCCGCAAATACCAGTTCCCCGTGATGGAAGCGTTAGGATTGGCGGAACAGTTTGAACGAATCATTACACCGGAAATGGTGGGCTGCGCCAAACCGGAAACGGAGATCCTGCGGCCGTTGCAGTTAGAGGGAGAGATCGTGGCCCATATCGGTGATCGCCTGGACCACGATGTTCAGTTGGCCAATCGGGTCGATACGCTGTCTGTCTGGATTTACCGCAGATTGCCGAAGGAGGCTGTCTCGTTGGCACCACAGACCCGCGCCAGCCATCCAACGGTGATCGCGGCCTGTGAGCAAAAGTGGGCCGCAGAAAACAGGAGGAACGAGTTCACCGCACTTTCGCCGGAATGGACTCCGAAGATTGTCATTCACTCTCTGCAGGAATTGCTGCTTTGTTTGTAG
- a CDS encoding carbohydrate ABC transporter permease: protein MTMRAGQWLKYLVLGLFAFLALYPIFLMIASSFKTNMEILTSPLGLPSQISLDNYFQVWDEVNFKQYVWNSIYVSAMSVFLILFVSSLAAFYLSRYSFRWNMFILFFFMLGLMLPMKLAILPLYMLMLKLNLLDTLHSLVIIYVAGNIPFAVFVFYGFFRTLPKDLDLSARIDGCNGFQVYYKIILPLMKPALATVGIVNLIGVWNDFFYPLIFLKSTELSTIPLGVLTFFGEYDTEWNLLFASLAISSLPMIIAFLFASKQFIEGLTSGAVK, encoded by the coding sequence ATGACTATGCGAGCCGGACAATGGCTGAAGTATCTGGTGCTAGGTCTCTTTGCCTTTCTGGCCCTGTACCCGATCTTTTTGATGATTGCCTCTTCGTTCAAAACCAATATGGAGATTTTGACTTCGCCGCTGGGGCTGCCCAGCCAAATCTCACTAGACAACTACTTTCAGGTCTGGGACGAGGTGAACTTTAAACAATACGTCTGGAACAGCATCTACGTAAGCGCCATGTCTGTCTTCCTGATCCTGTTCGTCTCTTCACTGGCCGCCTTTTATCTGTCGCGCTACAGCTTCCGGTGGAACATGTTTATTCTGTTCTTTTTCATGCTGGGACTGATGCTGCCGATGAAGCTGGCTATCTTGCCGCTGTACATGTTAATGTTAAAACTGAACTTGCTGGATACGCTTCATTCGCTCGTGATCATCTATGTGGCCGGGAACATTCCGTTTGCTGTTTTCGTCTTTTACGGCTTTTTCCGCACGCTGCCGAAAGATCTCGACCTGTCGGCGCGAATCGACGGCTGCAACGGGTTTCAGGTGTACTACAAGATTATCCTGCCGCTGATGAAACCGGCGCTGGCTACCGTGGGGATCGTCAACCTGATCGGCGTGTGGAACGATTTCTTCTACCCGCTGATTTTCCTGAAGAGTACCGAGTTGAGCACGATCCCGCTTGGCGTGCTTACCTTCTTTGGCGAGTACGATACGGAGTGGAACCTGTTGTTTGCCAGTCTGGCCATCTCTTCGCTGCCGATGATTATCGCGTTTTTGTTTGCTTCCAAGCAGTTTATTGAGGGATTAACCTCAGGGGCGGTGAAGTGA
- a CDS encoding carbohydrate ABC transporter permease has product MTTLEKGTEVKMTRPAARKRGYKKHLVHLFLLPAMIFYVGFQVYPIFTAFLNSFYSWDGMQRDQFVGLENFVRLFTESPFQEMFANAFGHNVIFFIGTVVSKMVIAFLLALLINSKIRGKEFFKTVIFLPKLLSVIVVGFLFSLILNPTYGALNTFLSFIGLESLTRPWLGSPDTALYTIILVNSWYGLGFAVLIFLAGLQAIPSEIYEAAKIDGASGLRMLFRITIPMAMPSIMVMTILTFIGSFETFELIFAMQGSAAGPYYSTDVLATYFYRLAFGTVEGGESIGLGSALAIVLVLIIASATAAMLFFFKRKEFEQ; this is encoded by the coding sequence ATGACAACCTTGGAAAAAGGAACCGAAGTAAAAATGACCCGACCCGCCGCAAGAAAGCGCGGTTACAAAAAGCATCTGGTTCATCTCTTTTTACTGCCAGCGATGATTTTCTACGTCGGTTTTCAGGTGTATCCGATCTTTACGGCTTTCCTGAACAGTTTTTACTCTTGGGACGGCATGCAGCGCGATCAGTTTGTTGGTCTGGAGAATTTTGTGCGGCTGTTTACAGAATCACCGTTTCAGGAGATGTTCGCCAATGCATTCGGTCACAACGTAATCTTTTTTATCGGCACAGTCGTGTCCAAGATGGTGATTGCCTTTTTGCTGGCGTTGTTAATCAACAGCAAGATTCGCGGCAAAGAGTTTTTCAAAACAGTGATTTTCCTGCCGAAGCTGTTGTCTGTGATCGTGGTTGGCTTCCTGTTCAGCTTGATTCTCAATCCTACCTACGGTGCATTAAATACGTTCCTCAGCTTCATCGGGCTGGAGTCGCTGACGCGACCGTGGTTGGGCAGCCCGGATACAGCCTTGTACACAATCATTCTGGTCAACAGTTGGTACGGATTGGGCTTTGCCGTACTGATCTTTTTGGCGGGATTGCAGGCCATCCCGTCCGAGATATACGAAGCGGCGAAGATCGATGGCGCCTCCGGCCTGCGCATGCTGTTTCGCATTACAATCCCGATGGCGATGCCGTCGATCATGGTGATGACCATCCTCACCTTTATCGGTTCCTTTGAGACGTTTGAGTTGATCTTTGCGATGCAGGGCTCAGCAGCAGGGCCTTACTACTCTACCGATGTGCTGGCCACCTATTTTTACCGGCTGGCTTTCGGAACCGTAGAGGGAGGCGAGTCGATCGGTCTTGGCTCGGCACTGGCCATTGTCCTGGTCCTGATCATCGCCAGTGCCACCGCAGCCATGCTCTTCTTCTTCAAACGCAAGGAATTCGAACAATAA
- a CDS encoding extracellular solute-binding protein has protein sequence MKKMGMQLLCGMFAAALLLSGCSSSQSGQSGSGSGGEGVGNTQGEQVELIMYSWRPEDKKAYEKFIAAFEKENPTIKVTFKPFKSTEYNTILTNTLTSGTGADIVQLRPYQGTKTMADAGYLVPLDDVKGVSDIQQAYLDAARGSDGNVYGVPLFLNNGVIFYNKQVFEENNVQVPQTWDEFLDVSKQLQSKGIVPVAQSGKAAYLLSMTHSVIGTTAYGGNDFVEKALKGEVNLKDPAFIQSIQRMADMESFFPKDFIGIDDKDAQALFLTGKAAMYINGSHRLQTFEKNNPDLPLDVIPTFAAEKGGTTPMTTWVDGSFGVVKSSKHQEEAKKFMEFLASKEFGQMYSDELNRVSAISGVVPKHPLVKKMTELTEKSNTPYLMLVHFGDGTPTTKTTFENALQGMYIDQLTVEQVADEAQKSADKWFTPQK, from the coding sequence ATGAAAAAGATGGGAATGCAGCTACTCTGCGGGATGTTTGCCGCAGCTCTGCTTTTGTCCGGATGCAGCAGTTCGCAATCCGGTCAAAGCGGCAGTGGCTCCGGTGGCGAAGGAGTAGGCAATACGCAAGGAGAACAGGTTGAGCTGATCATGTACAGTTGGCGGCCTGAAGACAAGAAAGCGTATGAAAAGTTTATCGCAGCGTTTGAGAAAGAGAACCCAACGATCAAGGTTACGTTTAAGCCGTTTAAGTCCACAGAGTACAACACGATTCTGACCAATACGCTCACCTCGGGCACCGGGGCCGATATCGTACAGCTTCGTCCGTATCAAGGGACCAAAACAATGGCCGACGCCGGCTACCTGGTTCCGCTGGACGATGTAAAAGGGGTGAGCGACATTCAACAAGCTTACCTGGATGCGGCACGCGGCAGCGACGGCAACGTATACGGTGTCCCGCTGTTTCTCAATAACGGCGTGATCTTCTATAACAAACAGGTGTTTGAAGAGAACAATGTACAAGTACCACAGACCTGGGACGAGTTCCTCGACGTCTCCAAGCAGCTGCAGAGCAAAGGGATAGTTCCCGTCGCTCAGTCCGGCAAAGCCGCCTACCTGCTGTCGATGACCCATAGCGTGATCGGCACAACCGCTTACGGCGGCAACGATTTTGTCGAAAAAGCACTCAAAGGGGAAGTCAATCTGAAAGATCCTGCCTTTATCCAATCCATCCAGCGGATGGCCGATATGGAGTCCTTCTTCCCCAAAGATTTCATCGGCATTGATGATAAAGATGCCCAAGCGTTGTTCCTGACTGGCAAAGCGGCCATGTACATTAACGGCAGCCACCGTTTGCAGACATTTGAGAAAAACAATCCAGACCTGCCCTTGGACGTCATTCCGACATTTGCCGCTGAAAAAGGCGGTACTACGCCGATGACGACATGGGTTGACGGTTCGTTCGGCGTGGTAAAATCCTCCAAACATCAGGAAGAAGCCAAGAAGTTCATGGAGTTCCTCGCCTCCAAAGAATTCGGGCAGATGTACAGTGACGAACTAAACCGCGTCAGTGCGATCAGCGGTGTTGTACCGAAACACCCGCTGGTCAAAAAGATGACGGAGCTGACCGAAAAAAGCAATACTCCTTATCTGATGCTGGTCCATTTTGGCGATGGAACCCCAACTACCAAAACTACGTTTGAAAACGCTCTGCAGGGTATGTACATCGATCAGCTCACTGTCGAGCAGGTGGCAGACGAAGCACAAAAATCAGCTGACAAGTGGTTTACTCCACAAAAATAG
- the gucD gene encoding alpha-ketoglutaric semialdehyde dehydrogenase GucD codes for MSVETTAKTYLNYINGEWKESASREAEASINPANKQEIVGYVQKSVREDLNQAVQAACQAQRQWRKLSAPARGEYLYRMADVLERNLSQIAETMTREMGKTLPEAKGETARGVAILRYYAGEGMRKTGDVIPSTDAEALMFTSRVPLGVVGVITPWNFPVAIPIWKIAPAIIYGNTVVFKPAQETAVTAAKIVECFAEAGLPAGVVNMVTGAGSVIGQGIVEHPDIAAITFTGSDQVGKAVGQGALARGAKYQLEMGGKNPVIVTNDADLDQAVEATISGGLRSTGQKCTATSRVIVQSGVYEAFKEKLLAKVKELQIGDGLATGTWMGPCASDKQLNTVLSYIEKGRSEGATLLYGGQRLTDGEWKNGFYVQPTIFENVSPQMTIAQEEIFGPVLALIKVETLDQALEIANDSQFGLSASIFTKNIGSMLSFIQKMDAGLVRVNAESAGVELQAPFGGMKQSSSHSREQGQAAIEFFTAIKTVFVKP; via the coding sequence ATGAGTGTGGAAACAACCGCTAAAACGTATCTCAACTATATCAATGGCGAATGGAAGGAGTCTGCAAGCCGCGAGGCAGAGGCAAGCATCAATCCCGCCAACAAGCAGGAGATCGTCGGGTACGTACAAAAATCTGTACGCGAAGACCTGAACCAAGCTGTGCAAGCAGCCTGCCAGGCACAGCGACAGTGGCGCAAACTGTCTGCCCCGGCCAGGGGGGAGTACCTCTATCGGATGGCCGACGTACTGGAGCGCAACCTCTCCCAAATCGCTGAAACGATGACCAGGGAAATGGGTAAAACGCTGCCTGAAGCAAAAGGAGAAACCGCCCGCGGCGTCGCGATCCTCCGCTACTATGCGGGCGAAGGCATGCGCAAGACGGGTGACGTGATCCCCTCTACCGACGCGGAGGCCCTTATGTTTACCAGCCGGGTCCCCCTTGGCGTCGTCGGTGTGATCACGCCCTGGAACTTCCCGGTTGCCATCCCGATTTGGAAAATCGCACCGGCGATCATTTACGGCAACACCGTCGTGTTTAAACCTGCACAGGAGACAGCTGTAACAGCAGCTAAAATCGTCGAATGCTTCGCCGAAGCGGGTCTGCCCGCCGGGGTTGTAAACATGGTCACGGGTGCCGGTTCGGTGATCGGACAGGGAATCGTTGAGCATCCTGACATCGCCGCCATCACATTTACCGGTTCTGACCAGGTGGGCAAGGCAGTTGGCCAAGGGGCGCTGGCTCGCGGCGCCAAATACCAGTTGGAGATGGGCGGCAAAAACCCGGTGATTGTGACCAATGATGCCGACCTGGATCAGGCAGTCGAGGCGACGATCAGCGGCGGACTCCGCTCCACCGGCCAGAAGTGTACCGCCACCAGCCGGGTGATCGTGCAAAGTGGAGTGTACGAGGCGTTTAAGGAAAAACTGCTGGCTAAGGTAAAAGAACTGCAGATTGGAGACGGATTGGCAACGGGAACCTGGATGGGGCCATGCGCCAGCGACAAGCAGCTCAACACCGTCCTCTCCTACATCGAAAAAGGGCGCTCAGAGGGAGCTACTCTGCTCTACGGCGGACAGCGGCTGACAGATGGGGAGTGGAAAAACGGTTTTTACGTCCAACCCACCATCTTTGAAAACGTCTCTCCGCAGATGACGATCGCGCAAGAAGAGATTTTCGGCCCTGTCCTCGCTTTGATCAAAGTGGAGACGCTGGATCAAGCGCTAGAGATCGCCAACGATTCCCAGTTTGGCCTCTCTGCCTCGATCTTTACCAAGAATATTGGCAGCATGCTCTCCTTTATCCAGAAGATGGACGCCGGTCTGGTCCGGGTCAACGCCGAAAGCGCAGGCGTCGAACTGCAGGCGCCGTTCGGTGGGATGAAACAGTCCAGTTCCCATTCACGCGAGCAAGGCCAAGCCGCAATCGAGTTTTTTACCGCCATCAAGACCGTCTTCGTCAAGCCATAA
- a CDS encoding UxaA family hydrolase: MKTERTFWGYRRPDGRVGIRNHVLILPTITCATQAAKQITELVQGTVSFIHQHGCAQVGVDYEQTFRTYVGMGTNPNVYGVVVLGLGCETHQARSVAGEIAKSGKPVEVVSIQDHGGTLMAIAQGARLAAKLVQDASAQQRELCGFSELIVGTECGGSDACSGLSANPAVGVVSDMIVDCGGTSILAETTELIGAEHLLANRAADEKVAKRVYEVIQAMENRSIMMGVDIRTGNPSPGNIAGGISSLEEKSLGAANKAGTRPLQELIDYAQMPSKKGLVWMDTPGHDIEQLTGMVAGGAQIVLFTTGRGTPTGSPIAPVIKIATNTTIYEKMGDNIDVNAGTIIEGKESIESVGQRIFDEIEQVCSGKLTKAEILKQFDFGIWRVGPTF, translated from the coding sequence ATGAAAACTGAGCGTACATTTTGGGGTTATCGACGTCCAGACGGCCGCGTCGGCATCCGTAATCACGTCCTGATTCTGCCTACCATCACCTGCGCCACACAAGCGGCTAAGCAGATTACGGAACTGGTGCAGGGAACCGTTTCGTTCATTCACCAGCATGGCTGTGCCCAAGTGGGCGTTGACTATGAGCAAACGTTTCGCACCTACGTCGGGATGGGCACCAATCCCAATGTATACGGAGTGGTCGTCCTCGGGCTGGGCTGCGAGACACACCAGGCCAGAAGCGTTGCCGGCGAGATCGCCAAGAGCGGCAAACCTGTCGAAGTCGTATCGATTCAAGATCACGGCGGTACACTGATGGCCATCGCCCAAGGAGCCAGACTGGCCGCCAAGCTGGTCCAAGATGCTTCGGCCCAACAGCGGGAGTTGTGCGGTTTCAGCGAACTGATCGTCGGGACAGAGTGCGGCGGTTCCGACGCCTGCTCCGGTCTCTCCGCCAATCCGGCGGTCGGGGTGGTCAGCGATATGATCGTCGATTGCGGTGGCACCTCCATCTTGGCCGAGACGACCGAGTTGATTGGGGCGGAGCACCTGTTGGCCAACCGGGCTGCCGACGAAAAGGTAGCCAAACGCGTCTACGAGGTGATCCAGGCGATGGAAAACCGTTCGATCATGATGGGCGTTGACATCCGTACCGGCAATCCGAGCCCAGGCAATATCGCAGGAGGGATCAGTTCGCTTGAGGAAAAATCACTCGGGGCAGCCAACAAAGCGGGTACCCGACCGCTGCAGGAATTGATCGACTACGCCCAAATGCCAAGCAAAAAGGGGCTAGTCTGGATGGATACGCCTGGACATGACATTGAGCAGTTGACCGGAATGGTCGCCGGCGGTGCACAAATCGTACTCTTCACCACTGGGCGCGGCACACCGACTGGTTCGCCGATTGCACCCGTGATCAAGATCGCCACCAATACGACGATCTATGAAAAGATGGGCGATAATATCGATGTCAACGCAGGCACGATTATCGAAGGCAAGGAGTCGATCGAAAGCGTCGGGCAGCGTATCTTTGACGAAATCGAGCAGGTGTGCTCCGGCAAGCTGACCAAGGCGGAGATTTTAAAACAGTTTGACTTTGGCATTTGGCGCGTTGGTCCAACCTTCTAA
- a CDS encoding UxaA family hydrolase, translating to MSTEYRSIMMKPQDQVAVALMEIPAGSVVHITCQDTHYTVELKETIPFGHKFAVVPIRQADDIFKYGEVIGAASRDIQPGEHVHVHNLEGKRGRGDRAVHEN from the coding sequence ATGAGTACGGAATACCGTTCGATTATGATGAAGCCGCAGGACCAGGTGGCGGTGGCGCTGATGGAGATCCCGGCAGGCAGTGTCGTCCACATCACCTGTCAGGATACCCACTACACGGTTGAACTGAAGGAAACGATTCCGTTTGGACACAAGTTCGCCGTCGTGCCGATCCGACAAGCGGATGACATTTTCAAGTACGGGGAAGTGATCGGCGCAGCCTCGCGGGACATACAGCCGGGAGAACACGTCCACGTCCACAATCTAGAAGGAAAACGCGGGAGAGGAGATAGGGCTGTCCATGAAAACTGA